One window of Bacillus sp. (in: firmicutes) genomic DNA carries:
- a CDS encoding acyltransferase family protein — MKEREFYYDNAKFLLIFLVVFGHFITSFIGKQVIEEIYILIYLFHMPAFILISGFFSKGFQKPGYVLKITKKILVPYFLFQIIYSIYYYFLFDKSELTISFLQPHWSLWFLLSLYCWHLLLFVYTKFKYSLIVAVLVGLLVGYFDGIGNDLSLSRTFVWFPMFLLGFYMKKEHFQKLTSKKGKLFSAIMLVAMLFVIHFVLVDIPKEWMYGSKSYEKLGADWEGGFIRLLYYGMSLLMICIFLAFVPQRECFFSKWGARTLYIYLLHGFIIRYFRVSDFVSYIKSTESYYLLLLFSIIVTLFLSSKMVSTIAQPIIDFRMDGLRQLWQLKKRKG, encoded by the coding sequence ATGAAAGAGCGCGAGTTTTATTATGATAACGCCAAGTTTTTGCTCATTTTTCTTGTTGTTTTTGGCCATTTCATCACCTCATTTATCGGCAAGCAGGTGATTGAGGAGATTTATATTTTGATTTATTTATTTCATATGCCTGCTTTTATTTTAATTTCTGGTTTTTTCTCAAAGGGATTCCAAAAGCCAGGCTATGTTTTAAAAATTACAAAGAAAATCTTAGTGCCATATTTTCTGTTTCAAATTATTTATTCTATCTATTATTATTTTCTTTTCGATAAGAGTGAATTAACAATTTCCTTTTTACAACCACATTGGTCATTATGGTTTTTGTTAAGCTTATATTGCTGGCATTTGCTCTTGTTTGTTTATACTAAATTCAAATATAGTCTCATTGTAGCAGTGCTGGTGGGGCTGCTTGTTGGCTATTTTGATGGCATTGGCAATGATTTAAGCTTATCAAGGACATTTGTGTGGTTTCCAATGTTTTTACTTGGCTTTTATATGAAGAAGGAGCATTTTCAGAAGCTGACATCGAAAAAAGGAAAGTTGTTTTCCGCCATCATGCTTGTTGCTATGCTTTTTGTTATCCACTTTGTTCTAGTTGATATACCGAAGGAATGGATGTACGGCTCCAAATCATATGAAAAGCTTGGTGCGGACTGGGAAGGGGGATTCATTCGTCTTCTTTATTATGGAATGAGCTTGTTGATGATTTGCATCTTTTTAGCGTTTGTGCCACAGCGGGAGTGCTTTTTTTCAAAATGGGGGGCACGAACATTATACATCTATCTTTTACACGGCTTTATCATTCGCTATTTTAGGGTGAGCGATTTTGTCAGTTATATAAAATCAACAGAATCTTATTATCTTTTGCTACTATTTTCGATAATTGTTACGCTTTTTCTTTCAAGTAAGATGGTTTCTACCATTGCTCAACCCATCATAGATTTTCGAATGGACGGTCTGAGACAATTATGGCAACTAAAGAAAAGAAAAGGTTAG
- a CDS encoding AAA family ATPase, with the protein MEQNLKVLVVSDDELIHNQILNAISGSYSCQLINTKDLNREINRDVQDIVIYVQTDSDNAVEGIHYIKSVSPLTFVIFISTISDFTLLRNITKAGAAEFFVYPEEHGLFVSRFPSIFQNYEIQKNKKEESFSFISRGRGQILSVFSGNGGCGKSNIASTLAQTIKVESTAEVILIDLNLQFGGIETLLSIQSNRSIVDLAPVIDELNENHIRNVSQKLEHSKLDVLISPCDAEAAETITEEFIAKLLRTCRRSFDFVVLDLPSNINGLVVTALEESDKIFYVLTPDTPSLKVLKQFELLSVRLGVELTSRTSIVLNKVGKENEVQEKDIKNVLRFPIVSTIRWDTKGLQPFLNKGEPVRKARKERRLIPFAKDVRKWSLSLLE; encoded by the coding sequence ATGGAGCAGAATTTGAAAGTTTTAGTAGTAAGCGACGATGAGCTCATTCACAATCAAATTTTAAATGCTATTTCAGGGAGCTATAGCTGTCAACTTATAAATACAAAGGATTTAAATCGGGAGATTAATAGGGATGTTCAAGATATTGTCATTTATGTGCAGACCGATAGTGATAACGCAGTAGAAGGCATTCACTATATTAAATCGGTTAGTCCTTTAACTTTTGTTATTTTTATATCAACTATTTCTGATTTTACGTTGCTAAGAAATATTACAAAAGCAGGTGCAGCTGAGTTTTTTGTTTATCCAGAGGAACATGGTTTATTTGTTAGCCGTTTTCCATCAATTTTTCAAAACTATGAAATTCAGAAAAATAAAAAGGAAGAATCATTTTCTTTTATTTCGAGGGGTAGAGGACAGATATTATCGGTTTTTAGCGGAAATGGCGGGTGCGGGAAATCAAACATTGCATCGACACTTGCCCAAACGATTAAAGTGGAATCAACTGCTGAAGTGATTTTAATTGATTTAAATTTGCAGTTCGGAGGAATTGAAACATTATTATCGATTCAATCAAATCGATCCATTGTTGATTTAGCTCCAGTTATTGATGAATTAAACGAAAATCATATTCGAAATGTTTCACAAAAACTTGAACATTCAAAGCTTGATGTTCTTATAAGTCCTTGTGATGCGGAAGCAGCCGAAACAATTACAGAAGAGTTTATCGCTAAATTGTTAAGAACATGCAGAAGAAGCTTTGATTTTGTTGTGTTAGATTTACCGTCAAATATAAACGGTTTAGTGGTAACTGCCTTGGAGGAATCAGACAAAATTTTCTACGTTTTAACACCAGATACACCTTCTTTAAAAGTGCTGAAGCAATTTGAACTATTGTCAGTGAGGCTAGGTGTGGAGTTAACCTCTAGAACATCAATCGTTCTAAATAAGGTTGGAAAGGAAAATGAAGTACAGGAAAAGGATATTAAAAACGTTTTACGCTTTCCAATTGTCTCCACCATCCGTTGGGATACAAAAGGATTGCAGCCATTTTTGAATAAAGGGGAGCCAGTAAGAAAAGCAAGGAAAGAAAGAAGGCTTATCCCATTTGCAAAGGATGTAAGAAAATGGAGCCTTTCCTTGTTGGAATAG
- a CDS encoding pilus assembly protein TadB, which produces MDGLIVIIVCLCLIFIALSLRSYYNYLLFKADLREDIKEKTFIYNAFSKKVTRKEKIISKVFHYADDFSGIGQRINFFSENHDIKKKLMQAGFPYKLTVERFQGLKIFLLIIGLLIGGLSLVFRLPYAELAVILYPLIGYFGALMWLQRKAKGRQEELSFQLPDFLDTMSVTLQAGVGLDQALRDIVPYFEGPIKDEFGRFIQETDVGVPRADAYRSLLERNDSKEFQMLIKSLIQGERLGVPISKTFKHQAEEMRKFKKEKTKELAAKASPKVTLITTFIVMPSALILIGGLVIMNMFSDNSNLFDLFK; this is translated from the coding sequence ATGGATGGATTAATTGTTATTATCGTATGTTTGTGTCTTATTTTCATAGCCCTTTCATTAAGAAGCTATTACAACTATTTATTGTTTAAAGCGGACCTTAGGGAAGATATAAAAGAAAAGACATTTATTTATAATGCTTTCTCCAAGAAGGTTACAAGAAAAGAGAAAATTATCTCAAAAGTATTCCATTATGCCGATGACTTCTCTGGAATTGGCCAGCGCATTAATTTTTTTAGCGAAAATCATGATATTAAGAAAAAGCTTATGCAAGCGGGCTTCCCTTATAAGTTAACTGTTGAACGGTTTCAGGGGTTGAAGATATTTCTTTTAATTATTGGCTTATTAATTGGAGGATTATCGCTTGTATTTAGGCTACCTTATGCTGAGCTAGCAGTAATTCTTTATCCGCTTATAGGCTATTTCGGAGCGTTAATGTGGCTTCAAAGGAAGGCGAAAGGTAGGCAAGAAGAATTATCGTTTCAATTACCAGATTTCTTAGATACGATGAGTGTCACTCTGCAAGCTGGTGTTGGCTTAGATCAAGCCTTACGGGACATTGTTCCTTATTTTGAAGGTCCAATTAAGGATGAATTCGGTCGATTTATTCAAGAGACAGATGTTGGAGTGCCAAGAGCCGATGCATACAGGTCGTTGTTGGAACGTAACGATAGTAAGGAATTCCAAATGCTCATTAAATCACTAATTCAAGGGGAAAGACTGGGCGTCCCGATTTCAAAAACATTTAAACATCAAGCTGAAGAAATGCGAAAGTTTAAGAAAGAAAAGACAAAAGAGCTAGCAGCCAAAGCGTCCCCAAAAGTGACGTTGATTACCACATTTATTGTAATGCCATCCGCCTTAATCCTAATTGGTGGCTTAG
- a CDS encoding flp pilus assembly protein CpaB, whose protein sequence is MLESKKRAAIFLLLSFFLAMIAGYLVLGKVRDLNAELGGMTKIYIAKGDIPVRTLIQENQVITAEIPNKFVNKAYITDKEDLVNKVLVVPLSEEDIITKNMLKPFSNLREENHRLVAVYPSEKVQFDQVVEALDRVDIIISTENNGVRTTEVFMRDVPVAFAQGTEDSFTGVALELSIEDARKLIHMQNYAEKIRILKANVGRIETGY, encoded by the coding sequence ATGTTAGAGTCAAAGAAAAGAGCTGCTATATTTTTGCTCTTATCCTTCTTTTTAGCAATGATAGCTGGATATTTAGTTCTGGGGAAGGTAAGGGACTTAAACGCAGAGTTAGGGGGAATGACAAAAATTTATATAGCGAAGGGAGACATCCCAGTTAGAACTTTAATTCAGGAAAATCAAGTTATCACTGCAGAAATTCCAAATAAATTTGTTAATAAGGCCTACATAACTGATAAAGAAGATTTAGTAAATAAAGTATTGGTAGTGCCGTTATCGGAGGAAGATATTATAACAAAGAATATGCTAAAGCCATTTTCTAATCTACGCGAGGAAAATCACCGTTTGGTGGCAGTGTATCCTTCCGAAAAAGTCCAGTTTGATCAGGTAGTAGAGGCGTTGGACCGGGTTGATATTATCATTTCAACTGAAAATAATGGGGTTCGTACTACTGAAGTCTTTATGAGGGATGTCCCCGTTGCGTTTGCACAAGGGACTGAAGATAGTTTTACAGGTGTAGCTCTTGAATTAAGTATAGAGGACGCAAGGAAATTAATACATATGCAAAATTATGCGGAAAAGATAAGAATTTTGAAAGCCAATGTTGGAAGAATCGAAACAGGCTATTAA
- a CDS encoding CpaF family protein, whose translation MASIFERRKTKIVSSPKIQSYQYENHLVGELVEHYKARLLRDTNLEALTKLSQGEMKLRIEQLVSQFMAEEKVIISRHDKEILITRILDESVGFGPLEPLINDSSITEIMINGWNEVYVERFGKLEITDVTFRNDDHVRHIVDRIVAPIGRRIDESSPMVDARLPDGSRVNAVIAPISLNGTLVSIRKFRKEPFKMEDLLNFSALNSSMAVFLDGVVKAKMNTLISGGTGSGKTTILNVLAASIPHGERIITIEDSAELRLDRTNVAGLEARPANVEGSGEISIRQLVKNALRMRPDRIIVGEVRSGEAFDMLQAMNTGHEGSLTTVHANSPDDALRRVEAMVVMAGMELPSHIVREYIVGALDIIIQATRLTDGTRKIVSISEVTKNRDGSHDVMEIFQFKRTAMKSDGTIEGYFTPTGYIPKCLERLKVFGINIPERTFTPIYGEVPNC comes from the coding sequence ATGGCATCTATATTTGAAAGAAGAAAAACAAAAATTGTTAGCTCTCCCAAAATACAATCTTATCAATATGAAAACCATCTCGTCGGGGAGCTTGTTGAGCATTATAAAGCCAGATTATTAAGAGATACGAATTTAGAGGCTTTAACAAAGCTTTCACAGGGTGAAATGAAGCTTAGAATTGAGCAGCTCGTTAGCCAATTTATGGCGGAAGAAAAGGTCATTATTTCTCGCCATGATAAGGAGATATTGATTACTCGCATCTTAGATGAGTCAGTTGGATTTGGACCGCTTGAGCCTTTGATAAATGATTCCTCTATTACAGAAATAATGATTAACGGTTGGAATGAGGTGTACGTTGAGAGATTTGGGAAGCTTGAAATAACGGATGTGACTTTTAGGAATGATGACCATGTTCGCCACATAGTAGACCGAATTGTTGCCCCTATTGGCAGAAGAATTGATGAAAGTTCACCAATGGTTGATGCCCGTTTACCTGACGGCAGTAGGGTAAATGCAGTTATTGCACCAATAAGTTTAAATGGCACATTAGTTTCCATTAGAAAGTTCAGAAAAGAGCCATTTAAAATGGAGGATTTATTAAACTTCAGTGCCCTTAACTCTAGTATGGCGGTTTTTCTTGATGGGGTTGTAAAAGCTAAAATGAACACGTTAATATCTGGGGGAACTGGCAGTGGTAAAACAACAATATTAAATGTGTTAGCTGCCTCCATACCACACGGGGAAAGGATCATTACGATAGAGGATTCAGCAGAATTGCGGCTTGACAGAACAAATGTAGCTGGCCTTGAGGCCAGACCTGCTAACGTTGAAGGCAGTGGGGAAATTTCAATAAGACAGCTTGTAAAAAATGCACTTCGGATGCGGCCTGACAGAATTATAGTGGGGGAGGTTCGAAGCGGGGAAGCCTTTGACATGCTGCAAGCCATGAATACAGGACATGAAGGTTCTTTAACGACTGTCCATGCGAATTCACCCGATGATGCCCTTCGCCGGGTGGAGGCTATGGTCGTTATGGCTGGAATGGAGTTGCCAAGCCACATAGTCAGGGAGTACATTGTAGGTGCTCTTGATATCATTATTCAAGCTACACGTTTAACAGATGGAACAAGGAAAATTGTTTCCATTTCTGAAGTTACAAAAAATCGAGACGGGTCCCACGACGTTATGGAAATATTCCAATTTAAAAGGACAGCTATGAAATCAGATGGAACGATTGAGGGTTATTTCACACCAACAGGTTATATTCCTAAATGTCTAGAAAGGCTAAAAGTATTTGGAATAAACATTCCCGAAAGAACTTTTACGCCAATTTATGGGGAGGTGCCAAATTGTTAA